One window from the genome of Mustela lutreola isolate mMusLut2 chromosome 11, mMusLut2.pri, whole genome shotgun sequence encodes:
- the LOC131811560 gene encoding heterogeneous nuclear ribonucleoprotein A1-like → MSKSESPKEPEQLQKLFIGGLSFETTDESLRSHFEQWGTLTDCVVMRDPNTKRSRGFGFVTYATVEEVDAAMNARPHKVDGRVVEPKRAISREDSQRPGAHLTVKKIFVGGIKEDTEEHHLRDYFEQYGKIEVIEIMTDRGSGKKRGFAFVTFDDHDSVDKIVIQKYHTVNGHNCEVRKALSKQEMASASSSQRGRSGSGNFGGGRGGGFGGNDNFGRGGNFSGRGGFGGSRGGGGYGGSGDGYNGFGNDGSNFGGGGSYNDFGNYNNQSSNFGPMKGGNFGGRSSGPYGGGGQYFAKPRNQGGYGGSSSSSSYGSGRRF, encoded by the coding sequence ATGTCTAAGTCAGAGTCTCCCAAAGAGCCTGAACAGCTGCAGAAGCTCTTCATCGGAGGTCTGAGCTTTGAAACAACCGATGAGAGTCTGAGGAGCCATTTTGAGCAATGGGGAACACTTACGGACTGTGTGGTAATGAGAGATCCGAACACCAAGCgctccagaggctttgggtttgtcacctatgccactgtggaggaggtggatgcagccatgaatgcaaggccacacaaggtggatggaagagttgtggaaccaaagagggctatctcaagagaagattctcaaagacctggtgcccacttaactgtgaaaaagatttttgttggtggcattaaagaagacactgaagaacatcatctaagagattatttcgaacagtatgggaaaatcgaagtgattgagatcatgactgaccgaggcagtggcaaaaagaggggttttgcttttgtaacatttgatgaccatgattctgtagacaagattgtcattcaaaaataccatactgtgaatggccacaactgtgaagtaaggaaagcgctctctaagcaagagatggctagtgcttcatccagccaaagaggtcgaagtggttctggaaactttggtggtggtcgtggaggtggttttggtgggaatgacaactttggtcgcggaggaaacttcagtggtcgaggtggctttggtggcagtcgaggtggtggtggatatggtggcagtggggatggctataacggatttggtaatgatggaagcaactttggaggtggcggaagctataatgattttggcaattacaacaatcaatcctcaaattttggacccatgaaaggaggcaattttggaggcagaagctcTGGCCCTTATGGTGGTGGAGGCCAATACTTCGCCAAACCACGAAACCAAGGTGGCTAtggtggttccagcagcagcagcagctatggcagtggcagaaggttttaa